From the genome of Synchiropus splendidus isolate RoL2022-P1 chromosome 17, RoL_Sspl_1.0, whole genome shotgun sequence, one region includes:
- the abr gene encoding active breakpoint cluster region-related protein isoform X3 — protein MEDDEEEVLCYLDRVLEEEEEEEVFGYEDGEIEPIAPKHRQFKGDIEKGLEMKKLVLSGFLASEEVYINQLEALLLPMRPLKATATTSQPVLSIKQIETIFYKIQDIFEIHKEFYDALLPNIQHWDEKVTVGHLFQKLASQLGVYKAFVDNYKVALETAEKCSQANIQFQKISENLKVKGPKDSKDCTSTISMEALLYKPIDRVTRSTLVLHDLLKHTPKDHPDFPLLQDALRISQNFLSSINEEIDPRRTAVTTPKGEARQLVKDGFLVEVSESSRKLRHVFLFTDLLLCAKMKKTAVGRHQQYECKWYIPLADLTFQTLDESDTSPSIQVLPEHEIEEMKMKISVLKSEIQKEKKAPKGQSRAERLRKKMNEQESWLLLHSPTIPFRIHNKHGKSCLFLLSSDYERSEWRESIQKLQKKDPHTCLLSSVELQVLTSSCFKLRTVHSIPVTSNKDDEETPGLYGFLHVIVHSAQGFKESANLYCTLEVDSFGYFVSKAKTRVFRDTAEPQWNEEFEIELEGSQYLRILCYEKCYDKSMLNKDDNEIVDKIMGKGQVQLDPQTVQSKNWHMDVIEMNGIKVEFSMKFTSRDLSLKRTPSKKQTGVFGVKINVVTKRERSKVPYIVRQCIEEVEKRGIDEVGIYRISGVATDIQALKLAFDTNTKDILVMLSDMDINAIAGTLKLYFRELPEPLLTDRLYPAFMEGIALSDPAAKENCMMHLLRSLPDPNLMTFLTLLEHLKRVAEKEPINKMSLHNLATVFGPTLLRPSESEATKGQHITSASDIWSHDVMAQVQVLLYYLQHPPISFAELKRNTLYISSDV, from the exons CCCATGCGCCCTCTGAAGGCCACGGCCACAACCTCCCAACCCGTCCTTAGCATCAAGCAGATAGAAACTATATTTTACAAGATCCAGGACATTTTTGAGATCCACAAGGAGTTCTACGATGCACTTTTACCCAACATCCAACACTGGGATGAGAAGGTCACAGTTGGTCATCTTTTCCAGAAACTG GCGAGTCAGTTGGGCGTTTACAAGGCATTTGTGGACAACTACAAAGTAGCGCTGGAGACTGCAGAGAAATGCAGCCAGGCCAACATCCAGTTCCAGAAGATATCAGAG AACCTCAAAGTAAAAGGCCCCAAAGACTCCAAAGATTGTACATCAACAATCTCAATGGAAG CTCTCCTTTATAAGCCCATCGACAGAGTTACCAGAAGCACTCTTGTCTTGCAC GACTTGCTGAAGCACACCCCTAAAGACCACCCAGACTTTCCTCTACTGCAGGATGCTCTAAGGATATCTCAGAACTTCCTGTCCTCCATTAATGAGGAAATCGACCCTCGGAGGACTGCTGTCACAACACCCAAGGGAGAG GCTCGTCAGCTGGTAAAAGACGGCTTCTTGGTGGAAGTGTCAGAAAGCTCCAGAAAGCTGCGGCatgtcttcctcttcactgaCCTGCTGCTCTGTGCCAAAATGAAGAAGACAGCTGTGGG CCGTCACCAGCAGTACGAGTGCAAGTGGTACATTCCTCTGGCAGACTTGACCTTTCAGACTCTCGATGAGTCTGACACCAGTCCCAGCATCCAAGTCCTTCCAGAGCATGAGATtgaggagatgaagatgaagatatcAGTCTTGAAGAGTGAGATTCAAAAAGAAAAG AAAGCGCCAAAGGGTCAGAGTCGTGCGGAGCGTTTAAGGAAAAAGATGAATGAACAGGAGTCCTGGCTGCTCCTACACTCTCCCACCATTCCCTTCCGAATTCACAACAAGCATGGCAAG AGCTGCCTGTTCCTACTCTCCTCTGACTATGAGCGGTCGGAGTGGAGAGAAAGCATTCAGAAACTCCAAAAGAAAG ATCCTCACACCTGTTTATTAAGCTCTGTAGAGCTTCAAGTCTTAACCAGTTCCTGTTTCAAACTGCGAACTGTCCACAGTATTCCAGTCACCAGTAATAAGGATG ATGAGGAGACTCCCGGCCTGTATGGCTTCCTGCATGTAATCGTCCACTCTGCCCAAGGATTTAAGGAGTCAGCCA ATCTCTACTGCACCCTGGAAGTGGACTCTTTTGGATACTTTGTGAGTAAGGCAAAGACCAGAGTATTCAGAGACACTGCAGAACCACAGTGGAATGAG GAGTTTGAGATTGAGCTGGAGGGCTCTCAGTACCTGAGAATCTTGTGTTATGAGAAATGTTATGACAAAAGTATGCTCAACAAGGACGACAATGAGATTGTGGACAAGATCATGGGCAAAGGACAGGTCCAG TTGGATCCTCAGACGGTTCAGTCCAAGAACTGGCACATGGATGTCATAGAGATGAACGGG ATCAAAGTGGAATTCTCCATGAAGTTTACCAGTAGGGACCTGAGCTTGAAGAGGACGCCCTCCAAAAAGCAGACAGGCGTGTTCGGAGTCAAAATCAATGTAGTGACAAA ACGGGAGCGTTCCAAAGTGCCTTACATAGTCCGCCAGTGCAttgaggaggtggagaagagggGCATCGACGAGGTGGGAATCTACAGGATCTCAGGGGTCGCCACTGACATTCAAGCCCTCAAATTAGCTTTCGACACCA ATACCAAAGACATCCTGGTGATGTTGAGTGACATGGACATCAACGCTATCGCTGGAACACTCAAGCTCTACTTCAGGGAGCTGCCGGAGCCGCTGCTGACCGACCGCCTCTACCCTGCCTTCATGGAGGGAatag CTCTGTCAGACCCAGCAGCTAAGGAGAACTGCATGATGCACCTGCTCCGCTCTCTGCCGGACCCTAACCTTATGACTTTTCTCACTCTGTTGGAGCACTTAAAACG GGTTGCGGAGAAGGAGCCCATCAACAAGATGTCCCTTCACAATCTGGCCACTGTCTTCGGCCCCACCTTACTCAGGCCGTCTGAGTCTGAAGCCACTAAGGGCCAGCACATCACCTCAGCGTCCGACatctggtcacatgacgtcatgGCACAG GTTCAGGTGTTGCTTTACTACCTGCAGCATCCTCCCATCTCCTTTGCTGAACTCAAACGCAACACTCTCTACATCTCCTCTGATGTCTAA
- the abr gene encoding active breakpoint cluster region-related protein isoform X4, with product MTEILVSDVNLNTLCECLEEDCCIDQNQHNLPSLEQTPVLKRHSNTGAKLWGRVRSKLLRQKLDPQTVQSKNWHMDVIEMNGIKVEFSMKFTSRDLSLKRTPSKKQTGVFGVKINVVTKRERSKVPYIVRQCIEEVEKRGIDEVGIYRISGVATDIQALKLAFDTNTKDILVMLSDMDINAIAGTLKLYFRELPEPLLTDRLYPAFMEGIALSDPAAKENCMMHLLRSLPDPNLMTFLTLLEHLKRVAEKEPINKMSLHNLATVFGPTLLRPSESEATKGQHITSASDIWSHDVMAQVQVLLYYLQHPPISFAELKRNTLYISSDV from the exons ATGACGGAGATTCTTGTGTCTGATGTCAACTTGAATACTCTCTGTGAGTGTCTGGAGGAAGACTGCTGCATAGACCAGAACCAGCACAACCTCCCCAGCCTGGAACAGACCCCTGTGCTGAAGAGGCACAGCAACACGGGGGCCAAACTATGGGGACGCGTCCGCAGCAAGCTGCTCCGGCAAAAG TTGGATCCTCAGACGGTTCAGTCCAAGAACTGGCACATGGATGTCATAGAGATGAACGGG ATCAAAGTGGAATTCTCCATGAAGTTTACCAGTAGGGACCTGAGCTTGAAGAGGACGCCCTCCAAAAAGCAGACAGGCGTGTTCGGAGTCAAAATCAATGTAGTGACAAA ACGGGAGCGTTCCAAAGTGCCTTACATAGTCCGCCAGTGCAttgaggaggtggagaagagggGCATCGACGAGGTGGGAATCTACAGGATCTCAGGGGTCGCCACTGACATTCAAGCCCTCAAATTAGCTTTCGACACCA ATACCAAAGACATCCTGGTGATGTTGAGTGACATGGACATCAACGCTATCGCTGGAACACTCAAGCTCTACTTCAGGGAGCTGCCGGAGCCGCTGCTGACCGACCGCCTCTACCCTGCCTTCATGGAGGGAatag CTCTGTCAGACCCAGCAGCTAAGGAGAACTGCATGATGCACCTGCTCCGCTCTCTGCCGGACCCTAACCTTATGACTTTTCTCACTCTGTTGGAGCACTTAAAACG GGTTGCGGAGAAGGAGCCCATCAACAAGATGTCCCTTCACAATCTGGCCACTGTCTTCGGCCCCACCTTACTCAGGCCGTCTGAGTCTGAAGCCACTAAGGGCCAGCACATCACCTCAGCGTCCGACatctggtcacatgacgtcatgGCACAG GTTCAGGTGTTGCTTTACTACCTGCAGCATCCTCCCATCTCCTTTGCTGAACTCAAACGCAACACTCTCTACATCTCCTCTGATGTCTAA